From Rudanella lutea DSM 19387, a single genomic window includes:
- a CDS encoding DUF349 domain-containing protein, whose amino-acid sequence MANEEKEIKGPEDLTSKPAEMLELDATENAAAEPAQEDVTDEPAAQSTETVEASTPVETSEEPAPVEASAEAPVAPVTSEESSVPTAATEAEPTDVSDAQAVSTDEAPAEELPADAEVPSILDEAAPQAEVVAETAAPEAEVAPADAIEPSVAEEISADYADTETAEEEAAAQPAIDYSQFGKAEFVTLLQEQLTTISAEGVTPGDFKRADAILKEAKPLFDQLKAGDRQSALSKYTEENGSDEGFEFKYDESVNQFDALYKQIKSLKNTYFQNLDKAKDSNFATKTELLRRLRELVENDENSAADPKASWNEFKQVQDEWKAAGNINSPHNATLWATYHALVDRYYSNRNIYFELKELDRKRNATLKTEVIQKVEAMAQELADKPVSRQTIDEANALFEEYKHIGPAPKAEQEVLWGRMKAALDTLYERRRGQTEEQRKESAQLYEEKSKIYEELVPFTSFSSSSINDWNDKTKEVMAIQDRWNALKGSMPREEGKELSKKFWATLKSFFYNKGEFFKELEAKREQNLKAKTELCEQVEAILESGEDTPELTQRVIELQRQWKNIGQVPEKFKNSIFDRFKNACDSFFNRKRNKNQETEREFEDNLAKKNELIARIEAAASEGADLSQMNEFKREWSSIGFVPKRDMQATQKRYINAINALVGAMGKMTQKEKDRVIQETEAEVNQGRRGGGNRGDRDRDSYRRGGHGDGDSRGGDIRRRITALENDIATYRNNIEFFARSKNADKLRADIDKKIADAQKQLDDLRNQLRAAQSA is encoded by the coding sequence ATGGCAAACGAAGAAAAAGAAATCAAAGGACCTGAGGATTTGACCAGTAAGCCAGCCGAAATGTTGGAACTGGATGCGACAGAGAACGCTGCTGCTGAGCCTGCTCAAGAGGATGTAACAGACGAACCTGCTGCCCAGTCAACTGAAACGGTTGAGGCATCAACGCCCGTCGAAACCTCGGAAGAACCGGCCCCGGTAGAAGCATCCGCTGAAGCCCCAGTCGCGCCGGTTACCAGTGAAGAGTCATCGGTTCCGACAGCCGCTACGGAGGCTGAACCCACCGATGTGTCAGACGCCCAGGCGGTTTCGACCGACGAGGCTCCCGCCGAAGAACTCCCGGCCGATGCCGAGGTGCCTTCCATTCTGGACGAAGCAGCCCCGCAAGCCGAGGTTGTAGCCGAAACTGCAGCGCCCGAAGCCGAAGTAGCTCCGGCAGACGCCATCGAACCATCGGTAGCCGAAGAAATCTCGGCAGACTACGCCGACACGGAGACGGCCGAGGAAGAAGCGGCTGCCCAGCCTGCTATCGACTACAGTCAGTTTGGTAAGGCTGAGTTTGTGACCCTGCTTCAAGAGCAGCTCACGACCATCAGCGCCGAAGGGGTAACACCTGGTGATTTCAAGCGGGCCGACGCCATTCTGAAAGAGGCCAAGCCGCTGTTTGATCAGCTGAAAGCAGGAGACCGCCAATCGGCTCTCTCTAAATACACCGAAGAAAACGGGTCAGACGAGGGCTTCGAGTTTAAGTACGACGAGAGCGTCAACCAGTTTGATGCGTTGTACAAGCAGATCAAGAGCCTGAAGAATACCTATTTCCAGAATCTGGACAAGGCTAAAGATTCGAACTTCGCTACCAAGACCGAACTGCTCCGGCGGCTTCGCGAACTGGTTGAGAACGACGAAAACAGCGCGGCCGATCCCAAGGCCAGCTGGAATGAGTTCAAGCAGGTTCAGGACGAGTGGAAAGCCGCGGGTAACATCAACTCACCCCACAACGCTACGCTTTGGGCTACGTACCACGCCCTGGTCGACCGCTATTACAGCAACCGGAATATCTATTTCGAGCTGAAAGAGCTTGACCGTAAGCGGAATGCCACCCTCAAAACGGAGGTTATCCAGAAGGTTGAAGCTATGGCGCAGGAACTGGCCGACAAGCCGGTATCTCGTCAGACAATCGACGAAGCCAATGCGCTGTTTGAAGAGTACAAGCATATCGGCCCGGCCCCCAAAGCCGAGCAGGAAGTACTCTGGGGCCGTATGAAAGCGGCTCTGGATACGCTGTACGAACGGCGTCGGGGCCAAACCGAAGAGCAGCGGAAAGAATCGGCTCAGTTGTACGAAGAGAAGTCGAAAATCTACGAAGAACTGGTTCCGTTTACGTCATTCTCTTCATCAAGCATCAACGATTGGAACGACAAGACCAAGGAGGTTATGGCGATTCAGGACCGCTGGAACGCGCTGAAAGGTTCGATGCCGCGCGAGGAAGGCAAAGAGCTGAGCAAGAAGTTCTGGGCCACGCTGAAATCGTTCTTCTACAACAAAGGCGAGTTCTTCAAAGAGCTGGAAGCGAAGCGTGAGCAGAACCTGAAAGCGAAAACCGAACTGTGTGAGCAGGTAGAGGCTATTCTCGAATCGGGCGAAGATACTCCCGAGCTGACCCAGCGCGTGATTGAGCTGCAACGGCAGTGGAAAAACATCGGCCAGGTACCTGAGAAGTTCAAAAACTCGATTTTTGATCGGTTCAAGAATGCCTGCGATTCGTTCTTCAACCGCAAGCGCAACAAGAATCAGGAAACAGAGCGGGAGTTTGAAGATAACCTCGCGAAGAAAAACGAACTGATTGCCCGCATCGAAGCTGCTGCATCGGAAGGTGCCGACCTCTCACAAATGAACGAGTTCAAGCGGGAGTGGAGCAGCATCGGTTTTGTACCCAAGCGCGACATGCAGGCAACGCAGAAGCGCTACATCAACGCGATCAACGCGTTGGTCGGTGCAATGGGTAAGATGACCCAGAAAGAAAAAGACCGGGTAATCCAGGAAACCGAAGCCGAAGTAAATCAAGGCCGTCGGGGCGGTGGAAACCGGGGCGACCGCGACCGGGATTCGTACCGTCGGGGTGGTCATGGTGACGGCGATAGCCGGGGTGGCGATATCCGTCGTCGGATAACAGCCCTCGAAAACGACATCGCCACGTACCGTAACAACATCGAGTTTTTTGCCCGGTCGAAGAACGCCGATAAACTCCGTGCCGATATCGACAAGAAGATTGCCGATGCGCAAAAGCAGCTCGACGATCTCCGCAATCAGCTACGGGCTGCCCAGTCGGCCTAA
- a CDS encoding OmpA family protein, which produces MKNPIQVRGGAPTLTHTDQFIYEGRLFGPSGASREVNVFEKLIGLGFELTRKNDRTHRGWGLTAGGVQQTHVIGLETASYLSSKYLLIYRYLGFGGGIKRFWENPDKNVHYFVHLSARYATNAREHTIEQKWPKVTEGGVLDYVERGTGYRMINRAPTANWAICPEVGVQWGGTVPVRLSIQYVKPLTDPLFLKQFDYYQSNLLRSSEVLSLSQHSVVLNLGIPLTIFEHTFRRQPRVQPTPKPKQPQVTSKPAPPAPKPVLPPTDTLPVVKPAERIRLNNVLFAPSRADLFASSYAELDSLVSLMLSRPTLVIRLEGHTDKIGETGANQQLSENRVRAIKTYVVSNGVAADRITTVGYGDTRPICPSPCAENRRVEFVIVRE; this is translated from the coding sequence TTGAAAAACCCGATTCAGGTACGCGGGGGAGCACCTACCCTGACCCATACCGATCAATTTATTTATGAAGGACGCCTGTTTGGGCCGAGTGGGGCAAGCCGGGAAGTTAACGTATTCGAAAAACTGATCGGTTTGGGATTTGAGCTAACTCGTAAAAATGACCGTACCCATCGGGGGTGGGGGCTTACGGCCGGAGGGGTGCAGCAAACGCATGTTATTGGACTGGAGACGGCCTCATACCTATCTTCAAAATATCTGCTCATTTACCGCTATCTCGGTTTTGGAGGAGGCATAAAGCGTTTTTGGGAAAACCCCGACAAAAACGTCCACTATTTTGTGCATTTGTCGGCCCGGTACGCGACCAACGCCCGCGAGCATACGATTGAACAAAAATGGCCTAAGGTGACCGAAGGTGGTGTACTCGATTATGTTGAGCGGGGTACTGGCTATCGAATGATCAACCGGGCACCAACTGCCAATTGGGCCATTTGCCCGGAGGTGGGCGTGCAATGGGGCGGAACGGTGCCTGTTCGTTTAAGTATTCAGTATGTCAAACCGCTGACGGATCCGCTCTTTTTGAAGCAATTTGATTATTACCAGAGCAACCTCCTGCGTAGTTCGGAGGTACTTAGCTTATCGCAGCATTCGGTAGTGCTTAATCTCGGTATTCCCTTGACTATTTTTGAGCACACATTTCGCAGACAGCCACGGGTTCAGCCTACACCTAAACCGAAGCAGCCCCAGGTAACTTCTAAACCGGCTCCCCCGGCTCCCAAGCCGGTTCTGCCCCCAACAGATACCTTGCCTGTGGTTAAACCGGCCGAACGAATCCGGCTGAATAATGTGCTCTTTGCCCCCTCACGTGCCGACTTGTTTGCCAGCTCATACGCCGAACTCGACAGTTTGGTGAGCCTCATGCTCAGTCGACCAACGCTCGTCATCCGGCTCGAAGGGCATACCGATAAAATAGGGGAGACTGGCGCCAATCAGCAGCTGTCAGAGAACCGGGTTCGGGCCATCAAGACCTATGTGGTAAGCAACGGGGTTGCGGCCGATCGAATCACAACGGTAGGCTACGGCGATACCCGCCCTATTTGCCCATCGCCCTGTGCCGAAAACCGGCGGGTGGAGTTTGTGATTGTGCGTGAGTGA